One Lepus europaeus isolate LE1 chromosome 7, mLepTim1.pri, whole genome shotgun sequence DNA segment encodes these proteins:
- the LOC133763616 gene encoding olfactory receptor 9Q1-like — translation MAGEKCGKISQESLASGQRNLTMVTEFLPIAFTDFPEWALPLFLLFLLMYLITLLGNSGMIVLIHIDRRLHTPMYFLLSHLSFMDICYSSVTVPQTMVVLLEHGAALSYMRCAAQFFLFTFFGSIDCYLLAIMSYDRYAAVCQPLLYAAIMTQKTRLGFVVGAYVAGLFSALVRTTSAFTLTFCANNEIDFIFCDLPPLLKLTCGDSSVQEIVIIVFAIFVIPACMVVILVSYLFIIVAIMRIPSAGGRAKTFSTCASHLTAVSLFFGTLIFMYLRDNSGQSSQTDRMVAVFYTTVIPMLNPLIYSLRNKEVKEALWKILSRTKRS, via the exons ATGGCTGGAGAAAAGTGTGGCAAG ATCTCTCAGGAATCACTGGCTTCAGGGCAGAGAAATCTCACCATGGTGACTGAATTCCTCCCAATTGCATTCACTGACTTTCCGGAATGGgcactccctctcttcctcctgtttTTATTAATGTATCTCATCACCTTACTGGGGAACTCTGGCATGATTGTTCTGATCCACATAGATCGCCGACTCCACACACCCATGTACTTTCTTCTGAGTCATCTCTCGTTCATGGACATCTGCTACTCCTCCGTTACTGTCCCTCAGACTATGGTGGTGCTATTGGAGCACGGGGCAGCTTTATCCTATATGCGGTGTGCTGCTCAGTTCTTCCTGTTCACTTTCTTTGGTTCCATTGACTGCTACCTGCTGGCCATCATGTCCTATGACCGCTATGCGGCCGTGTGCCAACCGCTGCTTTACGCCGCCATCATGACACAGAAGACTCGTCTGGGTTTTGTGGTTGGGGCTTATGTTGCTGGCCTCTTCAGTGCACTGGTACGGACCACTTCAGCGTTCACTCTTACATTCTGTGCTAACAATGAGATCGACTTCATTTTCTGTGACCTCCCTCCTCTTTTAAAGTTGACCTGTGGGGACAGCTCTGTTCAGGAAATAGTAATTATTGTGTTTGCCATTTTTGTCATTCCTGCTTGCATGGTGGTGATCTTGGTGTCCTACCTGTTTATTATTGTGGCCATTATGAGGATCCCTTCAGCAGGAGGGAGGGCCAAGACCTTTTCTACCTGTGCCTCCCACCTGACAgctgtttctctcttctttggAACTCTCATCTTCATGTACCTGAGAGATAACTCTGGCCAGTCCTCACAAACAGATAGGATGGTAGCTGTGTTCTACACAACAGTGATTCCCATGTTGAATCCCCTCATCTACAGCCTGAGAAACAAGGAAGTGAAGGAGGCCCTATGGAAAATTCTCAGTAGAACCAAGCGGTCCTGA